One window of Streptomyces sp. FIT100 genomic DNA carries:
- a CDS encoding PHB depolymerase family esterase, translating to MNPRFSRAQRPRRSSAAALVLSLIALVLGLLPAPAAQAASLTEVTGFGSNPGNLQMFRYVPDGLPAGRPLVVALHGCTQSAAAYDSETGWTKWADAWGFALVLPQQRAANNANSCFNWFQSGDFSRGQGEALSIKQMTDRMAADHGIDASRVHVTGLSAGGAMSSVMAAAYPDVFAGAAVVAGLPFDCARSVAEGFSCMNPGSDLSARQWGDKVRAAHPSYAGPYPTMSVWHGTSDSTVAPMNMTELVEQWTQVHGTDTVADVGDTVQGAQHKVYRNGAGAPVVESYAITGMGHGQPVDPGTGATQCGTAGAYVLDVNICASYWIGRSWNLGAPDGGGSLPAPSGLTVTAATESSVSLSWNAVDGAVSYRVLRGGAQVGAPSSASFTDTGLAPGTAYGYAVAAVDGSGAVGASSVSVQATTAGAAHRCYTDNNYNHVAAGRAHQSLGTVYANGSNQNMGLYNVFVTHTLEETAPGHFVIADSGCPA from the coding sequence ATGAATCCCCGCTTCTCGCGCGCCCAGCGCCCCCGGCGGAGCTCCGCCGCAGCGCTCGTGCTGTCCCTGATCGCCCTCGTCCTCGGGCTGCTCCCCGCTCCCGCCGCGCAGGCGGCGAGCCTGACCGAGGTGACCGGCTTCGGCTCCAACCCCGGGAATCTCCAGATGTTCCGCTACGTTCCCGACGGCCTCCCGGCCGGGCGGCCGCTCGTGGTCGCCCTGCACGGCTGCACCCAGTCGGCGGCCGCGTACGACAGCGAGACCGGCTGGACCAAGTGGGCCGACGCCTGGGGCTTCGCTCTCGTACTGCCGCAGCAGAGGGCCGCCAACAACGCCAACTCCTGCTTCAACTGGTTCCAGTCGGGCGACTTCTCGCGCGGCCAGGGCGAGGCGCTGTCCATCAAGCAGATGACGGACAGGATGGCCGCCGATCACGGCATCGACGCCTCGCGCGTCCATGTCACCGGACTCTCCGCCGGCGGGGCCATGTCCTCGGTGATGGCCGCCGCCTATCCGGACGTCTTCGCGGGTGCGGCGGTGGTCGCGGGCCTTCCGTTCGACTGCGCCCGCAGCGTCGCGGAGGGCTTCAGCTGCATGAACCCGGGCTCGGACCTGAGCGCTCGGCAGTGGGGCGACAAGGTCCGTGCCGCCCATCCCTCCTACGCGGGGCCGTATCCCACGATGTCGGTGTGGCACGGGACGAGCGACAGCACGGTGGCGCCGATGAACATGACGGAGCTCGTCGAGCAGTGGACCCAGGTGCACGGCACGGACACGGTCGCCGACGTCGGCGACACGGTCCAGGGCGCGCAGCACAAGGTGTACCGGAACGGGGCGGGCGCGCCGGTCGTCGAGTCGTACGCCATCACGGGAATGGGCCACGGTCAGCCGGTCGACCCGGGCACCGGGGCCACCCAGTGCGGAACCGCCGGTGCGTACGTCCTGGACGTGAACATCTGCGCCTCGTACTGGATCGGGCGGTCCTGGAACCTCGGCGCCCCTGACGGCGGCGGCTCTCTGCCCGCGCCTTCGGGACTCACGGTCACCGCCGCCACGGAGTCGTCGGTCTCCCTGTCCTGGAACGCGGTCGACGGCGCCGTCTCCTACCGCGTCCTCCGCGGCGGGGCCCAGGTCGGCGCTCCGTCGTCGGCGTCCTTCACCGACACGGGGCTGGCTCCCGGCACGGCCTACGGCTACGCCGTCGCCGCCGTGGACGGCTCGGGGGCCGTCGGCGCGTCCTCGGTCTCCGTGCAGGCGACCACCGCCGGGGCCGCCCACCGGTGCTACACGGACAACAACTACAACCATGTGGCCGCCGGCCGGGCCCATCAGAGCCTGGGCACCGTCTATGCCAACGGCTCGAACCAGAACATGGGCCTCTACAACGTCTTCGTCACACACACGCTGGAGGAGACGGCCCCGGGCCACTTCGTGATCGCCGACTCGGGCTGCCCCGCGTGA
- a CDS encoding molybdopterin cofactor-binding domain-containing protein, giving the protein MEARGVGRRTFLGYVVAAPTLTVAAQLGEAAVAPPRAAAAVPSPPTASELYDLNDLLTTAALPTANLISIRIDADGTASFALPRAEVGQGITTSSAMLIAEELDLPLEKIRVTLADARPELLFNQLTGGSNTTISTFTPIRVAAAVARGRLLEAAALELGEAVTSLTTRAGAVLSSTGRSLTYGELAVKAASTATEQVPVTLKEPGEFTVIGTPRRRIDALEAVTGRKQYAMDVHVPGALPTMVCRPPTINGTVRSVENLDAVRAMPGITDVARIPTGVAVRGRTFGQCIDAVRALEVTWGPGTAEGASDATVLQKLRRAELPLVVPPLDLLTKAVDARFTFHFASNGALEPNCAVADVRPGRAEIWASLKSPIVTQEQIALRLGLPPSAVTVHVTEGGGSFGRKLFSDAALEAAEISRAMGKPVKLMWHRTDDFRQGRTHPMSTSRVRATYALGNVLTYEQRHTSVATDFGHGLGEVITAQAAQLPVGDLTFSETVFQLTQQSPYHFGVTTQLLSETDKGFNTGSMRNIYSPNVRCAQELIVDELARRMGRDALAFRRAFLKDERARAVLDKAAEAGQWGRPMPAGTAQGIAVHPEYHAFVAVLAEIDCRPETTGRRIPNAYTGPRVTKVVCAVDVGLAVNPRGLEAQMMGGIMDGIALTLSSGLHLQDGHFLEGSWDNYFYTRQWNTPPELEIIVMPPTTGKPGGAGELAVAGAMAAVACAYGRATGAMPTRFPVNHGEPLGFEPMPTSPPIPASPTDGLSRADQGASGGSGASPA; this is encoded by the coding sequence GTGGAAGCACGCGGAGTGGGGCGACGCACGTTCCTCGGATACGTGGTGGCGGCACCGACGTTGACGGTCGCCGCCCAGCTGGGCGAGGCGGCGGTGGCGCCGCCGCGCGCCGCGGCGGCCGTACCCTCCCCGCCGACCGCCTCCGAGCTGTACGACCTGAACGACCTGCTGACCACCGCGGCGCTGCCGACCGCCAACCTGATCAGCATCCGCATCGACGCCGACGGCACGGCCTCCTTCGCGCTGCCCCGGGCCGAGGTCGGCCAGGGCATCACCACCTCCAGCGCGATGCTGATAGCCGAGGAGCTCGACCTGCCGCTGGAGAAGATCCGGGTCACCCTGGCGGACGCCCGGCCCGAGCTGCTGTTCAACCAGCTCACCGGCGGCTCGAACACCACCATCTCGACCTTCACACCGATCCGGGTCGCGGCGGCAGTCGCCCGGGGCCGGCTGCTGGAGGCCGCGGCGCTCGAGCTCGGTGAGGCCGTCACCTCGCTCACCACCCGGGCCGGCGCCGTCCTCTCGTCGACCGGGCGGAGCCTGACCTACGGAGAACTGGCCGTGAAGGCGGCGAGCACGGCCACCGAACAGGTCCCGGTCACGCTGAAGGAGCCCGGCGAGTTCACCGTCATCGGCACCCCGCGGCGGCGCATCGACGCGCTGGAGGCCGTCACGGGCCGCAAGCAGTACGCGATGGACGTGCACGTGCCCGGCGCGCTGCCGACGATGGTCTGCCGGCCGCCGACCATCAACGGGACCGTCCGCTCGGTCGAGAACCTCGACGCCGTGCGCGCCATGCCCGGCATCACCGACGTCGCCCGGATACCGACCGGGGTCGCCGTCCGCGGGCGCACCTTCGGCCAGTGCATCGACGCGGTCCGCGCCCTGGAGGTCACCTGGGGACCCGGCACCGCCGAGGGAGCGTCGGACGCCACCGTCCTCCAGAAGCTGCGCAGGGCCGAACTCCCGCTGGTCGTCCCGCCGCTGGACCTGCTGACCAAGGCGGTCGACGCCCGCTTCACCTTCCACTTCGCCAGCAACGGCGCCCTCGAACCCAACTGCGCGGTGGCCGACGTCAGGCCCGGCCGCGCCGAGATCTGGGCCAGTCTGAAGTCACCGATCGTCACCCAGGAGCAGATCGCGCTCCGGCTCGGCCTCCCGCCGTCCGCCGTCACGGTCCATGTCACCGAGGGCGGCGGCTCGTTCGGCCGCAAGCTCTTCTCCGACGCGGCGCTCGAAGCCGCCGAGATCTCGCGGGCCATGGGGAAACCGGTCAAGCTGATGTGGCACCGTACCGACGACTTCCGTCAGGGCCGGACGCATCCGATGTCCACCTCGCGGGTCCGGGCGACGTACGCCCTCGGCAATGTGCTCACCTACGAGCAGCGGCACACCTCGGTCGCCACCGACTTCGGGCACGGCCTGGGCGAGGTCATCACCGCCCAGGCGGCCCAGCTCCCGGTCGGGGACCTGACCTTCTCCGAGACGGTCTTCCAGCTCACCCAGCAGAGCCCGTACCACTTCGGCGTCACCACCCAGCTGCTCAGCGAGACCGACAAGGGCTTCAACACCGGCAGCATGCGCAACATCTACTCGCCCAACGTGCGCTGCGCACAGGAGCTGATCGTCGACGAGCTGGCGAGACGGATGGGCAGGGACGCCCTCGCGTTCCGCCGCGCGTTCCTCAAGGACGAGCGGGCCAGGGCCGTCCTCGACAAGGCCGCGGAGGCGGGGCAGTGGGGGCGCCCGATGCCCGCCGGTACGGCGCAGGGCATCGCGGTCCACCCCGAGTACCACGCGTTCGTCGCCGTACTCGCCGAGATCGACTGCCGGCCGGAGACCACCGGGCGGCGGATCCCGAACGCGTACACCGGGCCGCGCGTCACCAAGGTCGTCTGCGCCGTCGACGTCGGTCTCGCGGTCAACCCCCGCGGTCTGGAAGCACAGATGATGGGCGGGATCATGGACGGGATCGCCCTCACCCTCAGCTCGGGACTCCACCTCCAGGACGGGCACTTCCTGGAGGGCAGCTGGGACAACTACTTCTACACGCGGCAGTGGAACACCCCGCCCGAGCTGGAGATCATCGTGATGCCGCCCACCACCGGGAAGCCCGGCGGTGCGGGGGAGCTGGCGGTGGCCGGCGCGATGGCGGCCGTCGCCTGCGCCTACGGGCGGGCCACCGGTGCCATGCCGACCCGCTTCCCCGTCAACCACGGCGAACCGCTCGGCTTCGAGCCGATGCCCACCAGCCCGCCGATCCCCGCGTCGCCCACCGACGGCCTCAGCCGTGCCGACCAGGGGGCGTCCGGTGGATCAGGCGCGAGCCCGGCATGA
- a CDS encoding (2Fe-2S)-binding protein — MPRHTFILNGEPVTAEVEDDVRLLWVLRDVLGVTGPKYGCGVGVCRACTSHINGRAFNPCAVPVKDIAATDEITTVEGLPATVGRELHPMQEAWLDLDVAQCGYCQPGQIMTAVAKVREAREAGREIGDADLDEIRNICRCGTYHRIREAIRAGASRW, encoded by the coding sequence GTGCCCCGACACACCTTCATCCTCAACGGCGAGCCCGTCACGGCCGAAGTCGAGGACGACGTACGGCTGCTGTGGGTGCTCCGCGACGTCCTCGGGGTGACCGGGCCGAAGTACGGCTGCGGGGTGGGCGTCTGCCGGGCCTGCACGAGCCACATCAACGGCAGGGCGTTCAACCCCTGCGCCGTGCCGGTCAAGGACATCGCCGCCACCGACGAGATCACCACCGTCGAGGGCCTGCCCGCCACCGTCGGCAGGGAGCTGCACCCGATGCAGGAGGCATGGCTCGATCTGGACGTCGCCCAGTGCGGCTACTGCCAGCCCGGCCAGATCATGACCGCGGTCGCCAAGGTCCGTGAGGCGCGCGAGGCGGGCCGGGAGATCGGTGACGCGGACCTCGACGAGATCCGCAACATCTGCCGCTGCGGCACCTACCACCGCATCCGCGAGGCGATCCGCGCGGGGGCGTCGCGCTGGTGA
- a CDS encoding NPP1 family protein, with protein MKTGRRIRKASLVIGGAFALVVAFPSVALAAPPSALPANADPMEQTFQPALDYDTDGCYATPAIGPDGTLNPGLNPSGALNGQCRDASDLDNTNAYARSKCNNGWCAVLYGLYFEKDQALSGTSLGGHRHDWEHIVVWVQNDQAQYVSTSNHGDFTVHSRDQIRWDGSHAKIVYHKDGISTHCFRAATANDEPPENHQGVWQYPDLVGWNGYPAGLRDKLSQADFGSAHFGLKDGSFNSHLAEAKPSGIPFDPNA; from the coding sequence GTGAAGACAGGCCGAAGGATCCGCAAGGCCTCGCTCGTCATCGGCGGCGCGTTCGCGCTCGTCGTCGCCTTCCCCAGTGTCGCGCTCGCCGCTCCGCCGAGCGCGCTGCCCGCCAACGCGGACCCGATGGAGCAGACGTTCCAGCCCGCCCTGGACTACGACACGGACGGCTGCTACGCGACTCCCGCCATCGGCCCCGACGGGACCCTCAACCCCGGTCTGAACCCCTCCGGCGCCCTCAACGGCCAGTGCCGGGACGCCTCGGACCTCGACAACACCAACGCGTACGCGCGCTCCAAGTGCAACAACGGCTGGTGCGCCGTCCTTTACGGCCTCTACTTCGAGAAGGACCAGGCCCTGTCGGGCACCAGCCTCGGCGGGCACCGCCACGACTGGGAGCACATCGTGGTCTGGGTGCAGAACGACCAGGCCCAGTACGTCTCGACCTCCAACCACGGCGACTTCACCGTCCACTCCCGTGACCAGATCCGCTGGGACGGCAGCCACGCCAAGATCGTCTACCACAAGGACGGCATCAGCACGCACTGCTTCCGTGCCGCCACCGCCAACGACGAGCCGCCGGAGAACCACCAGGGCGTGTGGCAGTACCCCGACCTGGTGGGCTGGAACGGCTACCCCGCGGGCCTCCGCGACAAGCTGAGCCAGGCCGACTTCGGCAGCGCGCACTTCGGCCTCAAGGACGGCAGCTTCAACTCCCACCTGGCGGAGGCGAAGCCCTCCGGCATCCCGTTCGACCCCAACGCCTGA
- a CDS encoding IPT/TIG domain-containing protein translates to MPAPALTGLSPNQGPTAGGNTVTLTGTSLGDVTTVFFGTTAVAFSIASATQITATAPPGAVGNVQVTVVSPGGTSGGLAYFYVALPTLTTLSPTQGPVAGGTSVTLTGTNLSQVTAVRFGTSSAAFAIVSATQVNAVAPSAPAGTPGAAQVTVVSPGGTSAGLSYFYAALPTLTSVSPTQGPTTGGNTVTLTGTNLLNASSVRFGTTTATFSVVNSTQINATAPARTAGSVQVTAITPGGTSGGVGYQYVAPPTLTALSPNQGPTTGGNTVTLTGTNLTNVTAVLFGATATAFSVVSATQVTAVAPAGSAGSVQVTVTSPGGTSGGLAYTRITPPLV, encoded by the coding sequence ATGCCGGCACCTGCCCTGACGGGCCTGTCCCCCAATCAAGGACCAACCGCGGGCGGCAACACCGTCACCCTCACCGGAACCAGTCTCGGCGACGTGACGACCGTCTTCTTCGGCACCACCGCAGTTGCGTTCTCGATCGCGTCCGCCACGCAGATCACCGCCACAGCACCTCCCGGAGCCGTGGGGAACGTCCAGGTCACCGTGGTCAGCCCCGGCGGCACCAGCGGAGGACTGGCATACTTCTACGTCGCGCTGCCCACCCTGACGACCCTGTCGCCCACTCAGGGACCCGTTGCGGGGGGCACCTCGGTGACGCTCACCGGGACCAATCTCTCCCAGGTGACGGCGGTCCGCTTCGGCACCTCGTCGGCCGCCTTCGCGATCGTGTCGGCCACCCAGGTCAACGCCGTCGCCCCCTCCGCCCCTGCCGGCACCCCGGGGGCCGCCCAGGTCACCGTGGTCAGCCCCGGGGGCACCAGCGCGGGACTGTCGTACTTCTACGCCGCGCTGCCGACCCTGACGAGCGTGTCGCCCACGCAAGGGCCGACCACCGGCGGCAACACCGTCACCCTCACCGGAACCAACCTGCTCAACGCGTCGAGTGTCCGCTTCGGCACCACGACAGCCACGTTCTCGGTCGTGAACTCCACGCAGATCAATGCGACCGCCCCGGCCAGAACCGCGGGGAGCGTCCAGGTCACCGCCATCACCCCCGGCGGCACCAGCGGGGGCGTGGGCTACCAGTACGTCGCGCCGCCGACGCTGACAGCCCTCTCCCCCAACCAGGGACCGACCACCGGCGGCAACACCGTCACCCTCACCGGAACCAACCTCACCAACGTGACGGCGGTCCTCTTCGGCGCCACGGCGACCGCGTTCTCCGTCGTGTCCGCCACACAGGTCACCGCCGTCGCCCCCGCCGGATCCGCGGGGTCCGTCCAGGTCACCGTCACCAGCCCCGGCGGCACCAGCGGAGGACTGGCCTACACCAGGATCACACCGCCCCTCGTGTGA
- a CDS encoding PhoX family protein, giving the protein MERRNFLRGAVIGTSAAAFGGSLWRGAAVAAPAQPGTGPYGALGAADANGIELPGGFTSRVIARSGQTVPGTSYSWHSAPDGGACYADGSGWIYVSNSELPLIGGASAVKFNASGTVAGAYRILNGTNSNCAGGATPWQTWLSCEEVGRGYVYETDPWGVKAAVRRPAMGRFKHEAAACDPERQVIYLTEDESDGCFYRFRPTTWGDLSSGTLEVLVGDTAATSGAVSWAVVPDPDGSPVTRGQVAGAKRFNGGEGCHYAGGVCYFTTKGDNRVWAYDAAASTIDLSYDDSLVPSGAAPLTGVDNVTVSSSRDMFVAEDGGNMEICIITPEGTVSPFLRINGQSGSEITGPAFSPDGRRLYFSSQRGTSGNTLGGGITYEVTGPFRG; this is encoded by the coding sequence GTGGAACGTCGTAACTTCCTGCGCGGAGCGGTCATCGGCACCTCGGCGGCCGCCTTCGGCGGCTCGCTGTGGCGCGGCGCGGCGGTCGCCGCCCCGGCCCAGCCGGGCACCGGCCCCTACGGGGCGCTGGGTGCCGCGGACGCCAACGGCATCGAGCTGCCCGGCGGCTTCACCAGCCGCGTGATCGCCCGCTCCGGACAGACCGTGCCCGGCACCTCGTACTCCTGGCACTCCGCCCCCGACGGCGGGGCCTGCTACGCGGACGGCTCGGGCTGGATCTACGTCTCCAACTCGGAGCTGCCCCTCATCGGCGGCGCGAGCGCGGTGAAGTTCAACGCCTCGGGCACGGTCGCCGGCGCCTACCGCATCCTCAACGGCACCAACTCCAACTGCGCGGGCGGCGCCACGCCGTGGCAGACCTGGCTGTCCTGCGAGGAGGTCGGCCGCGGGTACGTCTACGAGACCGACCCGTGGGGAGTGAAGGCGGCGGTGCGCCGCCCGGCGATGGGCCGCTTCAAGCACGAGGCCGCGGCCTGCGACCCCGAGCGCCAGGTCATCTACCTCACCGAGGACGAGAGCGACGGCTGCTTCTACCGGTTCCGCCCGACCACCTGGGGCGACCTGTCCAGCGGGACCCTCGAAGTGCTCGTCGGCGACACCGCCGCCACCTCGGGCGCGGTGAGCTGGGCCGTCGTCCCCGACCCCGACGGCTCCCCGGTGACGCGCGGTCAGGTGGCCGGCGCCAAGCGGTTCAACGGCGGCGAGGGCTGCCACTACGCGGGCGGCGTCTGCTACTTCACCACCAAGGGCGACAACCGCGTCTGGGCCTACGACGCCGCCGCCTCCACCATCGACCTCTCCTACGACGACTCGCTCGTCCCGAGCGGTGCCGCCCCGCTGACCGGCGTGGACAACGTCACGGTCTCTTCCTCGCGCGACATGTTCGTGGCCGAGGACGGCGGCAACATGGAGATCTGCATCATCACGCCCGAGGGCACGGTCTCCCCGTTCCTGCGGATCAACGGCCAGTCCGGCTCCGAGATCACCGGCCCGGCCTTCTCGCCCGACGGCCGTCGGCTGTACTTCTCCAGCCAGCGCGGCACCAGCGGCAACACCCTGGGCGGCGGTATCACGTACGAGGTCACCGGCCCGTTCCGCGGCTGA
- a CDS encoding S1 family peptidase, translating into MNFKRSPLGATGRRARLTAVAAGLLAVAALTAPTASAAPTPAPPAAASAAALAQAGDAVRGADVAGTAWYTDQASGKVVVTADSTVSGAEIAAIKEAAGDRASALRINRTPGTFSKLIAGGEAIYTGGGRCSLGFNVRSGSTYYALTAGHCTNIGSTWYTNSSQTTLLGSTAGSSFPNNDYGIIRHSNASAADGRVYLYNGTYRDITSAGNASVGQSVQRSGSTTGLHGGTVTGLNATVNYGGGDIVSGLIQTNVCAEPGDSGGPLFAGGTALGLTSGGSGNCSSGGTTFFQPVTEALNAYGVSVF; encoded by the coding sequence GTGAACTTCAAGCGCTCCCCCCTCGGCGCCACCGGCAGACGTGCACGGCTGACCGCCGTGGCCGCCGGCCTGCTGGCCGTCGCCGCGCTCACTGCTCCAACGGCATCCGCCGCCCCCACCCCCGCACCCCCCGCCGCCGCCTCGGCCGCCGCACTGGCCCAGGCCGGCGACGCCGTCCGCGGCGCCGACGTCGCCGGCACGGCGTGGTACACCGACCAGGCCTCCGGCAAGGTCGTCGTGACCGCGGACAGCACCGTGTCCGGCGCGGAGATCGCCGCCATCAAGGAGGCCGCGGGCGACCGCGCCTCCGCGCTGAGGATCAACCGGACACCGGGCACGTTCAGCAAGCTGATCGCCGGCGGCGAGGCCATCTACACCGGCGGCGGCCGCTGCTCGCTCGGCTTCAACGTCCGCAGCGGCTCCACGTACTACGCCCTCACCGCCGGCCACTGCACCAACATCGGCAGCACCTGGTACACCAACTCGTCCCAGACCACCCTCCTGGGCTCGACCGCCGGCTCCAGCTTCCCCAACAACGACTACGGCATCATCCGGCACAGCAACGCCTCCGCCGCCGACGGCCGGGTCTACCTCTACAACGGCACCTACCGCGACATCACCTCCGCCGGCAACGCCAGCGTCGGCCAGTCCGTCCAGCGCAGCGGCAGCACCACCGGCCTGCACGGCGGCACGGTGACCGGCCTCAACGCCACCGTGAACTACGGCGGCGGGGACATCGTCTCCGGCCTCATCCAGACCAACGTCTGCGCCGAACCCGGCGACAGCGGCGGCCCGCTCTTCGCGGGAGGCACCGCGCTCGGGCTGACCTCCGGCGGCAGCGGCAACTGCTCCTCCGGCGGCACCACGTTCTTCCAGCCCGTCACCGAGGCGCTCAACGCCTACGGCGTGAGCGTCTTCTGA
- a CDS encoding GPW/gp25 family protein: MDSQPTCDYEVRSALDRWEPRIVLEDVAVGAGDAQQGLLYVRLRYRIATTNSTRNLVFSFYLIPGEYAPHSGGRRWMSWKCRPR, encoded by the coding sequence GTGGACAGTCAGCCGACATGCGACTACGAGGTCCGTTCCGCACTGGACCGCTGGGAACCCCGCATCGTCCTCGAAGACGTGGCAGTCGGCGCTGGCGACGCCCAGCAAGGGCTGCTGTACGTCCGCCTGAGGTACCGCATCGCGACGACAAACAGTACCCGCAACCTCGTCTTCTCTTTCTACCTCATCCCAGGCGAGTACGCGCCCCATTCGGGAGGCCGCCGATGGATGAGCTGGAAGTGCCGGCCTCGATGA
- a CDS encoding Cys-Gln thioester bond-forming surface protein, whose translation MSLRAIFPVRSHGTLLRGPRRIAAAIVASGLVAAGAISATGTATADEATSAHGGVTATLGGLKIFDQAVVRSDEGDQRVRAGLFEMSVDDGGTLQTYCIDIHNPTLRQAKYQEVPWSASSLHNNADAGKIRWILQNSYPQVSDLAALAAKAGAGNLTEKTAAAGTQVAIWRFSDHVTVDAVDPAAEKLADYLQQSAQSVAEPKASLTLDPPAVSGKSGSKLGPVTVRTNADRVTVSPASDAPSGVKVVGKDGKPVTSAADGTQLFFDVPTGAEDGSTSLTAQTATRVPVGRAFTGIGKHARSQTQILAGSSRSTVSAAATVSWKKQGAIPAITAEKNCAKGGVDITVGNEGDAAFRFQLSGKDHETAPGASQTVTVPVAEDQPYDITVKGEDGFRKSFSGVLDCKTAGSGGGSGGGEPSSQPSPASVGGSTGGHGTDLAETGSSGATPVIAGIAVVLVVVGGGAVLLLRRKKSGTPAQ comes from the coding sequence ATGTCCCTACGGGCGATATTCCCGGTCCGCTCTCACGGCACGCTGTTACGCGGGCCACGTCGAATTGCCGCAGCGATCGTGGCCTCGGGCCTGGTCGCAGCCGGCGCGATATCCGCCACGGGAACCGCCACCGCGGACGAGGCCACTTCGGCGCACGGGGGTGTCACCGCGACACTCGGCGGACTGAAGATCTTCGATCAGGCGGTCGTGCGCAGCGACGAAGGAGACCAGCGCGTCCGCGCCGGGCTCTTCGAGATGTCGGTCGACGACGGCGGCACACTCCAGACGTACTGCATCGACATCCACAACCCCACGTTGCGGCAGGCCAAGTACCAGGAAGTTCCCTGGAGCGCCTCGTCGCTGCACAACAACGCGGACGCCGGCAAGATCCGCTGGATCCTGCAGAACTCCTACCCGCAGGTGAGCGACTTGGCCGCGCTGGCTGCCAAGGCCGGCGCCGGGAACCTCACCGAGAAGACCGCCGCGGCCGGCACCCAGGTCGCGATCTGGCGCTTCTCCGACCACGTCACGGTGGACGCCGTCGACCCGGCGGCCGAGAAGCTCGCCGACTACCTCCAGCAGAGCGCGCAGAGCGTCGCCGAGCCGAAGGCCTCGCTGACGCTGGACCCGCCGGCTGTCTCCGGCAAGTCCGGCAGCAAGCTCGGTCCGGTCACCGTACGCACCAACGCCGACCGCGTGACCGTCTCCCCGGCCTCCGACGCGCCGAGCGGAGTCAAGGTCGTCGGCAAGGACGGCAAGCCGGTCACCAGCGCCGCCGACGGCACCCAGCTGTTCTTCGATGTGCCCACGGGCGCCGAGGACGGCAGCACCTCGCTGACCGCGCAGACCGCCACCCGGGTCCCGGTCGGCCGCGCCTTCACCGGCATTGGCAAGCACGCCAGGAGCCAGACCCAGATCCTGGCCGGGTCCAGCCGGTCGACGGTGTCCGCGGCGGCCACGGTCTCCTGGAAGAAGCAAGGCGCCATCCCGGCGATCACCGCCGAGAAGAACTGCGCCAAGGGCGGTGTGGACATCACGGTCGGCAACGAGGGCGATGCGGCGTTCCGCTTCCAGCTGTCCGGCAAGGACCACGAGACAGCCCCCGGCGCGTCGCAGACCGTGACCGTGCCGGTAGCCGAGGACCAGCCGTACGACATCACGGTCAAGGGCGAGGACGGCTTCAGAAAGTCCTTCTCCGGCGTGCTGGACTGCAAGACCGCAGGCAGTGGCGGTGGCAGCGGCGGCGGCGAGCCCTCCTCCCAGCCCAGCCCCGCGTCTGTCGGCGGCAGCACCGGCGGCCATGGCACCGACCTCGCCGAGACCGGCTCCAGTGGCGCCACGCCTGTCATCGCGGGTATCGCGGTCGTGCTCGTAGTGGTCGGCGGCGGCGCGGTGCTTCTCCTCCGCAGGAAGAAGAGCGGCACCCCCGCGCAGTAG